TTTATCCGATGTGTGGTTTTCAAGGGGCAAACAATTCCCATATGCACTCATATAGGATTGTTGAAATCTCCTTGCCGTTGTTCCTCGATAGCTCAACGGTAGAGCAACCGGCTGTTAACCGGTAGGTTGTAGGTTCGAATCCTACTCGAGGAGCCATTGTCGCGGGGTGGAGCAGTTGGTAGCTCGTCGGGCTCATAACCCGAAGGTCGCAGGTTCAAGTCCTGCCCCCGCAACCAAGACGTTATGACGCCTTCAGGAAATTCCTGAAGGCGTTTTTCAATGCTTGTTTCACTCTTCACGTCAAGGTAAAATATGATGCGAGCCCGATTCCGATTGAAGTATAGAAGCGCAAAGTTTAAAAGATGATGGCAGAGACAGGGACATTAGGCTTAAAACATAGGGATAAAACAATAGGCTTAGAAAAACAGAAGAAAAACGTGAGAGCAAGGAAACGTCGGGGTGTGATTCGATGCGTATCGCGGTGATTGACGGACAAGGCGGAGGCATAGGCAGGCATATCGTCGAACGGCTCCGGCAGGAACTGCCTGATCATATCGAGATATTAGGACTAGGCACCAATGCGATGGCGACAGCGGCCATGCTGAAGGCCGGCGCCAATGACGGGGCGACGGGAGAAAACGCGATGGTGCAGAACCTTCCGGAAGTCGACATCATCGCCGGTTCTGTCGCCATTGTGATGGCCCACAGTATGCTCGGCGAGTTGACCCCAGTCATGGCGGAAGCCGTCGGGAGGGCCAAGGCAAAAAAAATCCTGATTCCATTAAACAGAAGCCGCATCGAAATTGCCGGGGCAAAATCGGACCCGCTGCCTCATCAGGTGCTGGGCTTGGTTCGTCGCATCAAGGAACTTGTGGAGGAGGAGCGTCATGTGTGAGGCTAACGCCTATATCCGGAGAAACGGACAGGATCAACTGATCCTGGAGGCAGTCGATAAATTGATCCCCCAAGCCGGTCAGGTATCGATGATCAACATCTTTGGCCAGCAAAAGACGATCAAGGCGCGCATCATCGAACTGGCGCTGGTCGATCACAAGATTATACTAGAAGAGTTACAGGAGGAAAGATAGTCACATGGCTGGACATTCCAAGTGGGCGAACATCAAACACCGGAAAGCGAAGGTAGACGCTCAGAAGGGCAAGATCTTCACCAAAATCGGACGCGAATTGATTGTAGCGGCACGCCAGGGCGGGGCTGATCCGAACAGCAACTTCCGCCTGAAAATCGCCATCCAAAAAGCGAAAGAAAACAATATGCCCAATGACAACATCAACCGGGCGATCCAACGGGGCGCCGGCGGCGCCGAAGGGGCCAACTATGAAGAACTGACATATGAAGGATATGGTCCTGGCGGCGTGGCCATCATGATTGAAGCGATGACAGACAACCGCAACCGCACTGCCGGTGAGATCCGCCACCTCTTTTCCAAAAGCGGGGGCAACCTCGGCGAGACCGGTTGCGTCTCCTGGATTTTTGAGCCAAAGGGCGTCATCCGGTTGGCAGTCTCCCCCGAAGCAGGCGGGAAGGTCGTCGACGAGGACGAACTGATGCTGGTCGCCCTGGAATCGGGCGCCCTGGACATCGCCGTGGAAGAGGACGAAGCGGAAGTGTTCACGCTGCCGGAGGAATTGGAGGGCGTCCGCCAAGCTTTGGTAGACGCCGGTTATACCGTGCTGTCAGCGGAGGCGACCCTGGTTCCCCAAAACACCATGGAGGTCACCGATAAAGACATTGCCGCCAAGTTGATCAAGCTGATGGATGCACTTGAGGATCATGACGATGTGCAAAACGCCTACGCCAATTTTGACATTGATGACGCGGTGATGGAGCAAATCGGCTGATCTTGACCCGATTGTCATAAACTAAAAAACGTTCACGCCCTGTCGGTTCACAAGCGATGAAGAAAAAGGCTTCTCATAAAACATGAAACATCGCAAACGAAAGATGGCAAAGAAAATAAGAAACAGAAAAGGAGTCCCTAAACAGGGACTCCTTTTTGCTGCATTTTTTATCGCTTGAGGCGTCTGCTTCCTTTAAGAGGCATTGTCGATAGGACCCACTTAAAAAGTTTATATGATACCCATCTCAAAAACAAAGAGTTCAGTCCGATTGTTCTTCCGTAGGAAGGGGTAAAACCGTCTCCTCTTTGGGGGTGGCCAGGG
This genomic window from Heliomicrobium undosum contains:
- a CDS encoding DUF3842 family protein, with amino-acid sequence MRIAVIDGQGGGIGRHIVERLRQELPDHIEILGLGTNAMATAAMLKAGANDGATGENAMVQNLPEVDIIAGSVAIVMAHSMLGELTPVMAEAVGRAKAKKILIPLNRSRIEIAGAKSDPLPHQVLGLVRRIKELVEEERHV
- a CDS encoding CooT family nickel-binding protein, which codes for MCEANAYIRRNGQDQLILEAVDKLIPQAGQVSMINIFGQQKTIKARIIELALVDHKIILEELQEER
- a CDS encoding YebC/PmpR family DNA-binding transcriptional regulator yields the protein MAGHSKWANIKHRKAKVDAQKGKIFTKIGRELIVAARQGGADPNSNFRLKIAIQKAKENNMPNDNINRAIQRGAGGAEGANYEELTYEGYGPGGVAIMIEAMTDNRNRTAGEIRHLFSKSGGNLGETGCVSWIFEPKGVIRLAVSPEAGGKVVDEDELMLVALESGALDIAVEEDEAEVFTLPEELEGVRQALVDAGYTVLSAEATLVPQNTMEVTDKDIAAKLIKLMDALEDHDDVQNAYANFDIDDAVMEQIG